The DNA region GTCTGTCTCCTGGGGCTCATGTCCTCAGGCAAGGAGGCCCAGCATCTCTGGTTCCCTTGCAGATCCTCAACAAATACGATTCATGGATCTCCTTCCTGAGCAGTGTGCGGTACTGGATGGCCTTCAACGTGGAGCGGGCTTGCCAGTCCTACTTTGGCTGTGTGCAGTGCATTAGCGGGCCCTTGGGCATGTACCGTAACAGCCTCCTTCAGCAATTCTTGGAGGACTGGTACCATCAGAAGTTCCTAGGCAGCAAGTGCAGCTTTGGGGATGACCGGCACCTCACCAACCGAGTCCTGAGTCTCGGCTACAGGACTAAGTATACAGCTCGCTCTAAATGCCTCACAGAGACCCCCACCAAGTACCTCCGGTGGCTTAACCAGCAGACCCGCTGGAGCAAGTCTTACTTCCGCGAGTGGCTCTACAACTCTCTGTGGTTCCACAAGCACCACCTCTGGATGACCTACGAATCAGTGGTCACGggtttcttccccttcttccttatCGCCACGGTCATACAGCTTTTCTACCGTGGCCGCATCTGGAACATTCTTCTCTTCCTGCTGACAGTGCAGCTGGTGGGCATTATCAAGGCTACATACGCCTGCTTCCTTCGGGGCAACGCAGAGATGATCTTCATGTCACTCTACTCCCTTCTCTATATGTCCAGCCTCCTGCCAGCCAAGATCTTTGCCATTGCTACCATCAACAAGTCTGGCTGGGGTACCTCTGGTCGAAAAACCATTGTGGTGAACTTCATTGGCCTCATCCCTGTGTCCATCTGGGTGGCAGTCCTCCTTGGGGGGCTGGCCTACACGGCTTACTGCCAGGATCTGTTCAGTGAGACGGAGCTAGCCTTCCTTGTCTCTGGGGCCATCCTGTACGGCTGCTACTGGGTGGCCCTCCTCATGTTGTATCTGGCCATCATTGCCCGGCGATGCGGGAAGAAGCCAGAGCAGTATAGCTTAGCTTTTGCTGAGGTGTGACGTAGCCCTCAAGCAGAGCGGGACAAGTGCAATGGgtaagggagggaaggggaatggagacgatggggtgggagggaggagggagtgctgttttagttttttaatggtCCAAAGGACAAATGTGAAGTGCAAAGAATGGTGACTGTAATACGGCCTGGGCCAGCTCTGCTTAGAGGCAAGTCCAGCTCAGGGTGATGGAGGAGGCATGTATGTTTTCAGGCCACCTGTCTGCTTGCCTCTGTGTACACGGTGGCCTCTGGGCAAGATTCCACTTCCTCCCCTGAGATCCAGAGGGAACTCAGAAGTGTGCTAAACCAAACAATAAGTTCCATTCAGTGGCAGCTTCT from Balaenoptera musculus isolate JJ_BM4_2016_0621 chromosome 19, mBalMus1.pri.v3, whole genome shotgun sequence includes:
- the HAS3 gene encoding hyaluronan synthase 3, whose amino-acid sequence is MPVQLTTALRVVGTSLFALAVLGGILAAYVTGYQFIHTEKHYLSFGLYGAILGLHLLIQSLFAFLEHRRMRRAGRPLKLPSPLRRSVALCIAAYQEDPDYLRKCLRSAQRIAFPDLKVVMVVDGNRQEDAYMLDIFHEVLGGTEQAGFFVWRSNFHEAGEGETEASLQEGMDRVRNVVRASTFSCIMQKWGGKREVMYTAFKALGDSVDYIQVCDSDTVLDPACTIEMLRVLEEDPQVGGVGGDVQILNKYDSWISFLSSVRYWMAFNVERACQSYFGCVQCISGPLGMYRNSLLQQFLEDWYHQKFLGSKCSFGDDRHLTNRVLSLGYRTKYTARSKCLTETPTKYLRWLNQQTRWSKSYFREWLYNSLWFHKHHLWMTYESVVTGFFPFFLIATVIQLFYRGRIWNILLFLLTVQLVGIIKATYACFLRGNAEMIFMSLYSLLYMSSLLPAKIFAIATINKSGWGTSGRKTIVVNFIGLIPVSIWVAVLLGGLAYTAYCQDLFSETELAFLVSGAILYGCYWVALLMLYLAIIARRCGKKPEQYSLAFAEV